One window from the genome of Nitrospira defluvii encodes:
- a CDS encoding tyrosine-type recombinase/integrase, translating to MSRHNLAPTLIAAFLQERAAAIAHTTVATYARKLTTFHEWWRDHEPSLPVSETLATRYARWLATHGTRSKSSQGLHLSAVRQWACFLLTAGHLSINPFAAVSGPPRARWLRHRLLTRTDLQALLKQFAVTTLVGQRDYLLAALMIRTGARESELAMANIGDLTEYGEEGSLLLLHSKGKAKQEPVVVRPDLSTKLWTYLRQRYPDGRFPSQDPLFTNHHPSSQGERMTTRGMRKQLKAAFTEAGLAQPHVTALSLRLSGGALAYRKGASPSELKKTMRHESIKTTQVLIDQVNRIRFGAERYLDDIQ from the coding sequence ATGTCACGTCACAACCTGGCCCCAACCCTGATCGCGGCATTTCTGCAGGAGCGGGCGGCGGCGATTGCCCATACCACGGTCGCGACCTATGCGCGAAAGCTCACCACGTTTCACGAATGGTGGCGTGACCATGAACCCTCTCTCCCCGTCTCCGAAACGTTGGCGACACGGTACGCGCGCTGGCTCGCAACGCACGGCACCAGGAGCAAATCCTCTCAAGGCCTGCATCTGTCGGCCGTCCGGCAATGGGCCTGTTTTCTCCTAACCGCTGGCCACCTGTCGATCAATCCCTTTGCGGCTGTGTCAGGGCCACCGCGAGCGCGGTGGTTGCGGCATCGCCTGCTCACCCGTACGGATCTCCAAGCATTGTTGAAGCAGTTCGCGGTGACCACGCTCGTCGGTCAACGGGACTATCTCCTCGCTGCGTTGATGATTCGCACCGGAGCCCGTGAATCCGAACTGGCCATGGCCAATATCGGTGATCTCACGGAGTACGGAGAGGAAGGGAGTCTGCTGTTGTTGCACAGCAAAGGCAAAGCCAAACAGGAACCCGTCGTGGTACGACCGGATCTCAGCACCAAGCTTTGGACTTATCTCCGCCAGCGATATCCTGACGGCCGCTTTCCGTCACAAGACCCGCTGTTCACGAATCATCATCCGTCTTCCCAAGGGGAACGCATGACGACACGGGGAATGCGCAAGCAGCTAAAAGCCGCTTTTACGGAAGCCGGCCTTGCCCAACCCCATGTGACCGCCCTGTCACTCCGGCTGTCAGGTGGTGCCTTGGCCTATCGGAAAGGGGCGAGCCCGTCTGAGCTCAAGAAGACTATGCGGCATGAATCCATTAAGACCACTCAGGTCCTCATTGACCAGGTCAACCGCATACGATTTGGAGCGGAACGCTATCTGGACGATATTCAGTAG
- a CDS encoding tyrosine-type recombinase/integrase — protein MATIPDQKEIHTVDESDATSDSESTMTRLQRESGEGIRNPLRLQPGRDGDHVHLQATFYHYLLFCQANKAASTHRIYQSTLWAFYRWWRQERPFETLGPTLLHAYKIWLCESRDRGQERLQARSINNYLAAVRAFCRWIHARYPLSWDPGREIPDERVDNKTYQRLPLSPSQVTTLIGSFDDSLIGRRDAAMTYLMAKTGLRAIQIQRADCGDLECLEIQVHQRADGAREASGAAVARSQWILRTQGKGQQTKESFVNLMPEVYERLQRYLEARGPVSPREPLFARHHDKLTAHLVLARSKEGGAEGATLAPNETLRLTTRAIQLRITEAMIRCGLREAARPGEAAPSGSRRHRQRRVTPHSLRHTAATEAARTESPFKVQAMLDHKDIRTTQKYFHAIDRLEEGAEYAITRY, from the coding sequence ATGGCTACCATCCCGGACCAGAAGGAGATCCATACCGTGGACGAGTCCGACGCGACGTCTGATAGTGAGTCGACAATGACCAGGCTGCAGCGTGAGAGCGGGGAGGGGATTAGGAACCCGCTGAGGCTTCAGCCTGGGCGAGATGGCGATCACGTGCATCTCCAAGCGACGTTCTATCATTACCTGCTCTTTTGTCAGGCAAACAAAGCGGCGAGTACACACCGGATCTACCAATCCACCCTTTGGGCCTTCTATCGCTGGTGGAGGCAAGAACGGCCATTCGAGACACTCGGTCCCACACTGCTCCATGCCTATAAGATTTGGTTATGTGAGAGTCGGGATCGGGGACAAGAACGATTGCAGGCGCGGTCGATCAACAACTATCTCGCGGCGGTCCGTGCGTTCTGTCGATGGATTCACGCCCGATACCCGCTCAGTTGGGATCCTGGCCGGGAGATTCCGGACGAGCGTGTCGATAATAAGACCTATCAGCGACTTCCACTCAGTCCATCACAAGTCACGACATTAATTGGGAGCTTCGATGACTCCCTGATCGGGCGCCGGGACGCCGCCATGACGTACCTCATGGCGAAAACTGGCTTGCGCGCGATCCAGATCCAGCGGGCGGATTGCGGGGATCTCGAGTGCCTAGAGATCCAGGTCCACCAGAGAGCGGATGGGGCAAGGGAAGCCAGCGGAGCGGCGGTCGCACGATCGCAATGGATCTTGCGGACTCAGGGAAAGGGACAGCAGACGAAAGAAAGTTTTGTGAATTTGATGCCAGAAGTCTATGAGCGGCTGCAACGATATCTAGAGGCACGCGGGCCGGTGTCACCACGAGAGCCCTTGTTTGCCAGACACCATGACAAGCTCACTGCGCATCTCGTGCTAGCGCGGTCGAAGGAGGGCGGGGCGGAGGGGGCAACATTGGCGCCGAATGAAACGTTGCGACTCACGACCCGCGCCATCCAGCTTCGAATTACCGAAGCCATGATCCGATGCGGGCTGCGGGAAGCCGCGCGACCTGGTGAAGCGGCACCCTCAGGCAGTCGCCGGCACCGGCAACGACGAGTGACCCCGCATAGTCTCCGCCATACGGCCGCGACGGAGGCTGCTCGGACTGAATCGCCTTTCAAAGTCCAAGCCATGCTGGATCACAAGGACATCCGCACGACTCAAAAATACTTTCACGCGATTGATCGGCTAGAAGAGGGGGCAGAGTACGCGATCACGCGGTACTAG
- a CDS encoding helix-turn-helix domain-containing protein: MTALSAPTQLVYLQLVREAFGRRRNPVAMTLDRMQARTGLSRSTIHQALQRLAHPDVDIVNVVHPGGGKRAGLYELRPCSYQKLVRQQAKPLRTRRRPKLLDASDVRSIENLLAHLSEEDRADLQIVYESLQASERKSLEEEVRARFHDIGQNPDKTTFQQGLLFYLLKQRMYGRLRSKYPTLSSPSQ, translated from the coding sequence ATGACGGCCCTGTCGGCGCCTACCCAACTCGTCTACTTACAACTTGTCCGAGAAGCATTCGGTCGCCGCCGCAATCCGGTCGCGATGACACTGGATCGTATGCAAGCTCGCACGGGATTGAGTCGCTCCACTATTCACCAGGCGCTCCAACGGCTGGCACATCCGGATGTGGATATCGTGAATGTTGTTCATCCAGGAGGGGGAAAACGCGCCGGTCTGTACGAGCTCAGACCATGCTCCTATCAAAAACTCGTACGCCAGCAGGCGAAGCCATTGCGGACACGTCGCCGGCCAAAGCTGCTAGATGCATCAGATGTGCGGTCGATTGAGAACTTGCTCGCACATTTAAGCGAGGAAGATCGGGCTGATTTACAGATCGTCTACGAGTCGCTGCAGGCCTCTGAGCGGAAATCTCTTGAGGAAGAAGTGCGCGCTCGGTTTCATGATATCGGCCAGAATCCTGATAAAACGACGTTTCAGCAAGGCCTGCTCTTTTATTTGCTGAAGCAGCGAATGTACGGACGGCTCAGATCAAAGTACCCCACCTTATCTTCGCCATCCCAATAA
- a CDS encoding ParA family protein, with protein MPNVVAVINQKGGVGKTTTVVNLAAALSRLGHPVCVVDIDPQANASSTLGKVSPYEARVTAATLLMDNKRDEDMTAPWYDTIEKEVRLIYGHVSLTKADRELPRVYPTMPSIVLKRRLEQMAFGDDDIVLIDCPPTLSILTINALVASDYYLTPMMSGSKYSITGYEDLMELVRDVVDSANPALKCLGILVTQHDGRKNVCKSMRGVIERRFGDLVFKTAIPLAAKIQESESLKKTIFQLDRQSNAAREFMDLGREVLARMGLGALAEPEDMDEPVEVGAGES; from the coding sequence ATGCCGAATGTAGTGGCCGTTATTAACCAGAAAGGTGGAGTTGGAAAAACCACGACGGTGGTGAACCTCGCGGCAGCACTTTCTAGACTTGGTCATCCCGTTTGCGTGGTCGATATTGACCCGCAAGCGAATGCATCTTCGACACTTGGGAAGGTAAGTCCATACGAAGCCAGAGTGACTGCCGCCACACTACTGATGGATAACAAACGCGATGAGGACATGACCGCACCGTGGTATGACACCATCGAGAAAGAAGTTCGCCTCATCTACGGCCATGTGTCCTTGACCAAAGCGGATCGCGAACTTCCCAGGGTGTATCCTACGATGCCCTCTATCGTGTTGAAGCGTCGCCTAGAGCAGATGGCATTTGGGGATGATGATATTGTCCTGATTGACTGTCCGCCAACCCTGTCGATCCTTACGATCAACGCTCTAGTCGCTTCGGATTACTACCTGACCCCCATGATGTCCGGATCTAAATACAGCATCACGGGATACGAGGACCTCATGGAGCTGGTGCGCGATGTAGTTGATAGCGCCAATCCTGCCCTGAAGTGTTTGGGGATCCTTGTCACGCAGCATGATGGGCGGAAAAACGTCTGCAAATCCATGCGGGGCGTGATTGAACGTCGTTTCGGAGACCTTGTATTTAAGACTGCCATCCCATTGGCCGCCAAGATCCAAGAATCGGAATCGCTAAAGAAGACGATCTTTCAACTAGATCGGCAGAGCAATGCCGCGCGCGAGTTTATGGATTTAGGCCGCGAGGTCTTGGCGCGCATGGGGTTAGGTGCATTGGCGGAGCCTGAAGACATGGACGAACCGGTCGAGGTTGGGGCAGGTGAATCATGA
- a CDS encoding ParB/RepB/Spo0J family partition protein: protein MTTKQVSKGKEENPPLSKGKEAKSERPKSSHLADLEASFDRDARRIRPFALLGLDTQGEQPGAEPTTPNSPIPSTPPTSAVGGIASASVQVSPEAAASSVAPKVAPVVAEEGDQLRRLEEVVEVPLDRLVPSPDQPRSEVDPSADQELLESIRAYGVLTPIQIRPVEEGKYEVVAGERRWRACALLGKPSIPALVRRKDRDRAAAEALIDNVVRKDLSALEEAKAYQALIERYGFQQSELAERLGCHKSRISKALSILKLPETILNVFFGPESHMTAAHAEALLPLAHDEPRLHAIARRASKESWTRDRIRQEIDRKPRINEGAQAVRFVERGRGGDRGFMLTILFHSNKPHEIPMIEEALKQASERIQEFRDKLT, encoded by the coding sequence ATGACGACCAAACAAGTCTCCAAAGGCAAAGAGGAGAACCCCCCTCTCTCGAAAGGCAAAGAGGCTAAATCGGAACGCCCAAAGTCCTCGCACCTGGCTGATCTCGAAGCCTCGTTTGATCGTGATGCTCGTCGTATTCGTCCGTTTGCCCTTCTCGGCTTGGATACACAAGGTGAGCAGCCCGGAGCAGAGCCCACAACGCCCAATAGCCCAATACCATCGACACCCCCCACCTCAGCTGTTGGTGGTATCGCATCTGCATCCGTCCAGGTGAGTCCAGAAGCCGCGGCTTCGTCTGTCGCTCCCAAAGTGGCTCCCGTGGTTGCGGAAGAGGGGGATCAACTACGTCGGCTAGAAGAGGTCGTCGAAGTCCCCCTCGATCGGCTGGTGCCGAGTCCTGACCAACCACGATCGGAGGTCGATCCTTCGGCTGACCAGGAGCTATTGGAATCAATTCGCGCTTATGGAGTCCTCACTCCTATTCAGATCCGACCTGTGGAGGAGGGCAAGTATGAAGTGGTTGCCGGCGAGCGGCGATGGCGGGCTTGTGCGTTACTCGGCAAGCCTTCGATTCCGGCTCTGGTACGTCGGAAGGACCGAGACCGAGCTGCCGCCGAGGCGTTGATCGACAACGTCGTCCGGAAGGACTTGTCGGCCTTAGAGGAGGCCAAGGCCTATCAAGCCCTGATCGAACGGTATGGTTTTCAGCAGTCCGAGTTAGCCGAGCGCCTGGGCTGTCATAAATCACGCATTTCAAAGGCGCTCAGCATTCTGAAATTGCCAGAGACTATCTTGAACGTGTTCTTTGGACCTGAAAGTCACATGACGGCGGCCCACGCAGAGGCATTACTCCCTCTGGCTCATGACGAGCCACGTCTCCACGCGATCGCTCGCCGTGCCTCAAAAGAATCGTGGACTCGAGACCGCATCCGACAGGAAATCGATCGCAAACCAAGAATTAATGAAGGCGCCCAAGCCGTGCGGTTCGTGGAGCGTGGGAGGGGTGGAGACCGTGGGTTCATGCTGACCATTCTCTTTCATTCCAACAAGCCGCATGAAATACCAATGATTGAAGAAGCCCTAAAGCAGGCGTCGGAGCGCATCCAGGAGTTTCGTGACAAGTTGACCTAG